A part of Rhinolophus ferrumequinum isolate MPI-CBG mRhiFer1 chromosome 11, mRhiFer1_v1.p, whole genome shotgun sequence genomic DNA contains:
- the MMP7 gene encoding matrilysin, producing MQLALLCAVCLLPGGLALPLPLEAGGMSEPQWKQAQDYLERFYPYDSKTRDVNSIEAKLKEMQKFFHLPITGMLNSRIIEIMQKPRCGMPDVAEYSLFPNSPKWTSKVVTYRILSYTRDLSPLRVNQLVAKAFEMWKKEIPLHFKRIHRGIADIMIGFARGAHGDSYPFDGPGNILAHAFAPGPGLGGDTHFDEDERWSDGSSIGINLLYAATHELGHSLGLGHSSDPNAVMYPTYEDKDSEDFKLSQDDIEGIQKLYGERGD from the exons ATGCAGCTGGCCCTGCTGTGCGCTGTGTGTCTGCTGCCCGGCGGCCTGGCTCTGCCGCTTCCCCTGGAGGCAGGAGGCATGAGTGAGCCACAGTGGAAACAGGCTCAG GACTATCTCGAGAGATTTTATCCATATGACTCAAAAACAAGGGATGTCAATAGTATAGAAGCCAAACTCAAGGAGATGCAAAAATTCTTTCACCTGCCTATAACTGGAATGTTAAACTCCCGCATCATAGAAATAATGCAGAAGCCCAGATGTGGAATGCCAGATGTTGCAGAATACTCACTATTCCCAAATAGCCCAAAATGGACTTCCAAAGTAGTCACCTACAG GATCCTATCATATACTCGAGACTTATCACCTCTCAGAGTGAATCAACTAGTGGCCAAGGCCTTCGAAATGTGGAAAAAAGAGATCCCCCTGCACTTCAAGAGAATTCATCGGGGAATTGCTGACATCATGATTGGCTTTGcaagaggag CTCACGGGGACTCGTACCCATTTGATGGACCAGGAAACATACTAGCTCATGCCTTCGCACCTGGGCCAGGCCTAGGAGGAGATACCCACTTTGATGAGGACGAACGCTGGAGTGATGGCAGCAGTATCG GAATTAACTTGCTATATGCTGCAACCCACGAACTTGGCCATTCTTTGGGTCTGGGTCATTCGTCTGATCCCAATGCTGTGATGTATCCAACCTATGAAGATAAAGACTCTGAGGATTTCAAACTTTCACAGGATGATATTGAAGGAATTCAGAAGTTATATG GAGAGAGAGGTGAttga